One Chionomys nivalis chromosome 4, mChiNiv1.1, whole genome shotgun sequence genomic region harbors:
- the LOC130873565 gene encoding proline-rich protein 23A3-like → MLGVRPRSPSADSEHCWAPQPQGPSPAKRRRLQEPQESFSLEEPAGSASDASTSMVFLAAGCAVQLQLDGVELLLEPDANSVLEVELPEHTIILVPEGLQAPDHLGQPGFLSATPQGGAVLEMPADDLLVLQPGSSCEFILESSYQEESFDEDEDSGSLSPWMDPPAGQASEHFSSTIRMPSPWPQGHIPEPYPSGSSPNAEPYSPRSVWDQDSYLLGPFPSSPLQPLPPSPPPSPQEQRPPSSPRSPCKARKRLFCE, encoded by the coding sequence ATGCTGGGAGTACGACCCCGCAGCCCCAGCGCCGACTCCGAACACTGCTGGGCACCGCAGCCACAAGGACCCAGCCCTGCTAAGCGCCGCCGCCTCCAGGAGCCCCAGGAGTCATTCAGCCTGGAAGAGCCTGCCGGGTCCGCCAGTGATGCATCGACCTCCATGGTGTTCCTGGCTGCCGGCTGTGCTGTGCAGCTGCAGCTGGATGGCGTCGAACTGCTGCTGGAGCCAGATGCCAACTCGGTTCTGGAAGTGGAGCTCCCCGAACACACCATCATCCTGGTGCCCGAAGGCCTCCAGGCTCCAGACCATCTTGGACAGCCTGGGTTCTTGTCCGCCACCCCGCAGGGGGGCGCTGTCCTGGAAATGCCAGCGGATGACCTTCTAGTCCTCCAGCCGGGATCCTCCTGTGAGTTCATTCTAGAAAGTTCCTACCAAGAGGAATCCTTTGATGAGGATGAGGACTCTGGCTCCCTGTCACCATGGATGGATCCTCCAGCTGGTCAGGCAAGTGAGCACTTTTCCTCCACCATCAGGATGCCCAGTCCTTGGCCTCAGGGCCACATCCCAGAACCATATCCTTCAGGGTCTTCCCCTAATGCAGAGCCATATTCTCCAAGGTCTGTCTGGGACCAGGACAGCTATCTGCTGGGACCCTTCCCCAGCTCAcccctgcagcctctgcctccatctcctcctccaagtCCCCAAGAGCAGCGTCCTCCGTCCTCTCCTAGGTCCCCATGCAAGGCCAGGAAGAGACTGTTCTGTGAATGA